In Liquorilactobacillus nagelii DSM 13675, the following proteins share a genomic window:
- a CDS encoding WecB/TagA/CpsF family glycosyltransferase, whose protein sequence is MLKQYEKINILGIKFSKLTNQQLLQQLTLDLQQKQRRFIVTANPEIVLYARKHPEYASVLRKADLITADGIGIVIGSNLLKKPLPERVTGFDTLKKLLKIAENQQKSVYFLGAKTDVLKAALKNIQQEYPNLPIAGYHDGYFKSADSIAQTIQQQKPDIVLVALGFPKQENFIDQYSIGSHGIWMGVGGSFDVIAGKVKRAPVFWQQHHLEWCYRLIQEPSRLPRMLALPKYLLLILGQKFKLLK, encoded by the coding sequence ATTTTGAAGCAATACGAAAAAATTAATATTTTAGGAATTAAATTTTCTAAATTAACTAATCAGCAACTCTTGCAGCAATTAACACTTGATCTACAACAAAAACAACGCCGCTTTATTGTAACAGCTAATCCAGAAATCGTTTTGTACGCCCGCAAGCATCCTGAATATGCGTCTGTCCTTAGAAAAGCTGACTTAATAACCGCCGATGGCATTGGGATTGTTATTGGATCAAATTTGCTAAAAAAACCATTGCCAGAACGAGTTACCGGTTTTGATACATTAAAAAAATTATTAAAAATTGCCGAAAATCAGCAGAAATCAGTTTATTTTCTAGGTGCCAAAACAGACGTTTTAAAAGCCGCTTTAAAAAATATCCAACAAGAATATCCTAATTTGCCAATCGCTGGTTACCATGACGGCTACTTTAAATCAGCTGATTCCATTGCTCAAACTATCCAGCAGCAAAAACCAGACATTGTTTTAGTAGCCCTCGGGTTTCCAAAACAAGAAAACTTTATTGACCAATATTCAATCGGTTCACATGGCATTTGGATGGGAGTTGGTGGCAGTTTTGATGTAATTGCTGGAAAAGTTAAGCGCGCTCCAGTTTTTTGGCAGCAGCATCATTTAGAATGGTGCTATCGCCTAATTCAAGAACCAAGCCGCTTACCCCGAATGCTGGCTCTGCCAAAATATCTTTTATTGATCCTCGGTCAAAAGTTTAAGCTACTTAAATAA
- a CDS encoding GntR family transcriptional regulator yields MTSSPIYIQIHNDIKRKIESGKWKIGQRIPAERKLATDYGVSRMTLRQAVQTLVDEGILERRVGSGTFVASQKVQEKMSGITSFSELTKAQGKVPSSQTVSYHVAAPSLSEMEKLHLTENQLVLRMERIRFADQTPICFDVATVPYELVKEFSKEDVTSSLYRVLEKNGLAIGHAQQKVSAMLASERIAEYLQIKRGAAILRLHQVTQLTNGQPFEYVRTQYVGNRFEFYLEK; encoded by the coding sequence ATGACATCATCACCAATTTATATCCAAATTCATAATGATATAAAACGCAAAATTGAATCTGGAAAGTGGAAAATTGGTCAGCGAATACCAGCGGAAAGAAAGTTGGCTACTGATTATGGTGTTAGCCGAATGACCTTACGACAAGCGGTACAAACGTTGGTTGACGAAGGAATTTTGGAACGACGTGTTGGTTCAGGAACTTTTGTAGCTAGTCAAAAAGTTCAAGAAAAGATGTCCGGAATCACTAGTTTTTCTGAACTGACTAAAGCTCAAGGGAAGGTTCCCTCTAGTCAAACTGTTTCTTATCATGTTGCAGCGCCTTCTTTGAGTGAAATGGAGAAGCTCCATTTAACCGAAAACCAATTAGTTTTGCGTATGGAACGAATTCGATTTGCTGATCAAACCCCAATTTGTTTTGATGTTGCTACGGTCCCATATGAATTAGTAAAAGAATTCAGCAAAGAAGATGTAACCAGTTCCCTATATCGAGTCTTAGAAAAAAACGGCTTGGCGATTGGTCATGCGCAGCAGAAGGTTTCAGCGATGCTGGCATCAGAAAGAATTGCTGAGTATTTACAAATTAAACGGGGAGCTGCAATTTTACGGTTGCATCAAGTAACCCAATTGACTAATGGACAGCCGTTTGAATATGTACGTACGCAATATGTTGGCAATCGGTTTGAGTTTTATTTAGAAAAATAA
- the nagA gene encoding N-acetylglucosamine-6-phosphate deacetylase: protein MQTVLKHADIFTGNEEIKDGYLRFTDKILAVGPMSEYYPKQTDQQFFDLAGATVVPGFIDVHSHGGYGFDAMDGDPDQIDQMVEQMIHEGITSYFATTMTQSHENIAKAMLGIKAAAAKNPVIQGIHLEGPFISTVFKGAQPEKYIQAPDIELFNHWNELSGHLVKLVTFAPESEHTAEFEDYCLTHGIIPSVGHSNAKREDLLRSKATHVTHLYNAQREFKHRQPGVTGHALLEDNIYCEMIADGFHVCPDMIRLAYKLKGPHKMELVTDSMRAKGMPEGVSELGGQKVIVKDKQARLETGNLAGSVLQFQDAFRNIMRFTGCSLQDAVQMAAVNQAKEFGLSNKGILEVGKDADLNIFDQGLNLKETYSLGRRYLD from the coding sequence ATGCAAACTGTTTTAAAACATGCTGATATTTTTACTGGAAATGAAGAAATAAAAGATGGCTATCTGCGTTTCACAGATAAAATCTTGGCAGTTGGTCCAATGTCAGAGTACTATCCAAAACAGACAGATCAGCAGTTTTTTGATTTAGCAGGAGCAACTGTTGTTCCTGGCTTTATTGATGTTCATAGCCATGGTGGATATGGTTTTGATGCAATGGATGGAGATCCAGATCAAATTGATCAAATGGTTGAGCAGATGATTCATGAGGGAATTACTAGCTATTTTGCAACCACAATGACTCAATCTCATGAAAATATTGCTAAAGCGATGCTTGGAATTAAAGCAGCAGCGGCTAAGAATCCTGTTATTCAGGGAATTCATCTTGAGGGACCGTTTATTTCTACTGTTTTTAAGGGAGCACAACCAGAAAAATATATTCAAGCTCCGGATATTGAGCTTTTTAATCACTGGAACGAATTATCAGGTCATTTAGTCAAATTAGTAACCTTTGCACCCGAAAGTGAGCATACAGCGGAATTTGAAGACTATTGTTTAACTCATGGAATTATTCCCTCTGTTGGTCACAGTAATGCCAAACGTGAAGATTTGTTGCGTTCTAAGGCTACTCATGTAACTCATCTTTACAATGCTCAGCGTGAGTTTAAACACCGTCAACCAGGAGTTACTGGTCATGCACTTTTAGAGGATAATATTTACTGTGAAATGATTGCTGATGGTTTCCATGTTTGTCCGGATATGATTCGTTTAGCTTATAAATTGAAAGGGCCGCACAAGATGGAATTGGTTACAGATTCAATGCGGGCTAAGGGAATGCCGGAAGGAGTTTCAGAGTTAGGCGGACAAAAAGTTATTGTTAAAGACAAGCAAGCCCGCTTAGAAACTGGCAATTTGGCAGGATCAGTTTTGCAGTTTCAAGATGCTTTTCGCAATATTATGCGTTTTACCGGCTGCTCATTACAAGATGCAGTTCAAATGGCAGCTGTTAATCAAGCTAAAGAATTTGGATTGAGTAATAAAGGAATATTAGAAGTTGGTAAAGATGCGGACTTGAATATTTTTGACCAAGGTTTAAACTTAAAAGAGACTTATAGTTTAGGACGACGTTATCTTGACTAA
- the proC gene encoding pyrroline-5-carboxylate reductase produces MKVGFIGVGNMAKAIIQGWLKTKAVNPEEIIIHSKHPANYQKYAVENHLQAVESNQAVVEQTDIVFLAVKPQVVESVLAELRETFQRVKPIIVSMVTGFSIKQIQSSLNIADLEILRIMPNVNVEIAAGMTALAPNKQLAMEHLKICKDLLNSLGKTLEIPENDFSVFVALAGSSPAFVYFFIDAMSRAGVKYGFSKSQATEIAAQAVLGSAQKVLASSKSPWDLVDDVSSPGGTTVAGLLAMEEAGFMTSVIKGIDATIAKDQGRN; encoded by the coding sequence ATGAAAGTTGGGTTTATTGGTGTCGGTAATATGGCTAAGGCAATCATTCAAGGATGGTTGAAGACAAAAGCTGTTAATCCGGAAGAAATTATCATTCATAGCAAGCATCCTGCTAACTATCAGAAATATGCTGTAGAAAATCATTTGCAAGCAGTTGAGAGTAATCAAGCTGTTGTTGAACAGACAGATATCGTTTTTTTAGCTGTAAAGCCACAAGTAGTTGAGAGTGTTTTAGCAGAACTTAGAGAAACTTTTCAGCGAGTAAAGCCAATAATTGTTTCAATGGTTACAGGTTTTTCAATTAAACAAATTCAAAGTTCATTAAATATAGCCGATTTAGAAATTCTGCGAATCATGCCAAACGTTAATGTTGAAATAGCAGCTGGAATGACAGCGCTGGCTCCTAACAAGCAATTGGCTATGGAGCATTTAAAAATATGTAAAGACTTATTAAACTCATTGGGAAAAACGCTTGAAATACCTGAGAATGATTTTAGTGTATTTGTGGCTTTAGCAGGTAGTTCACCGGCTTTTGTCTATTTCTTCATCGATGCCATGTCGCGTGCAGGAGTAAAGTATGGTTTTTCAAAAAGTCAAGCAACTGAAATAGCTGCTCAAGCAGTTTTAGGGAGTGCGCAAAAAGTCTTAGCTAGTTCGAAAAGCCCTTGGGACTTAGTCGATGATGTTTCCTCTCCAGGCGGAACAACGGTTGCTGGATTATTGGCAATGGAGGAAGCTGGTTTTATGACTTCAGTTATTAAGGGAATTGATGCAACGATTGCTAAGGATCAAGGAAGGAATTAG
- a CDS encoding oligopeptide:H+ symporter encodes MWERFSYYGMRAILLYYMYYAVSQGGLGLDKPLAASIMSIYGALVYLSSVIGGFISDRILGSRKTVFIGGVLIMFGHIALSTPFGEKALFISIALIVIGTGLLKPNVSEMVGSLYTDDDPRRDSGFTIFVFGINMGAFIAPYAVGYLGQYVNFHLGFSLAAIGMFFGLLQYYFGGKKYLSKESLYPTDPLEPSDLKRVIRQSVLGVIALVLVLTIMQLFNLLNLTNLILLITIVAVVIPVFYFIMMLTSSKITKVERSRVFAYIPLFIASILFWSIEEQGSVVLALFANDQTRLSLFGGAIHFPASVFQSMNPMFIMIYVPIFARLWTKLGSKQPSSSKKFSYGLFFAGISFLWMMLPGILMGTNAAVSPFWLIMSWALVIIGEMLISPIGLSATTKLAPKAFQSQMMSMWFLSDAAAQAFNSQLVRFYTKATEVYYYGIIGLITIVFGVILLIISPKIEKLMLGVN; translated from the coding sequence ATGTGGGAGCGCTTTAGTTATTATGGAATGCGTGCTATTCTACTCTATTATATGTATTATGCCGTGTCTCAAGGAGGTCTAGGTCTAGATAAACCCTTAGCGGCGTCAATTATGTCGATTTATGGAGCCTTAGTGTATCTTTCCAGTGTTATCGGGGGCTTTATCAGTGATCGAATTTTAGGCAGTCGCAAAACTGTGTTTATCGGTGGGGTTTTAATTATGTTTGGGCACATTGCTCTTTCAACCCCTTTCGGTGAAAAAGCACTTTTTATTTCAATCGCATTAATTGTTATTGGAACTGGTCTATTAAAACCTAATGTTTCAGAAATGGTTGGTTCTTTATATACTGATGATGATCCTCGACGAGACTCGGGTTTTACAATTTTTGTTTTTGGAATTAATATGGGCGCGTTTATAGCACCTTATGCAGTTGGATATTTAGGCCAATATGTTAACTTTCACTTAGGTTTTTCTTTAGCTGCAATTGGAATGTTTTTTGGCTTATTACAATACTATTTTGGTGGTAAAAAGTATCTTTCAAAAGAAAGTCTTTACCCAACTGATCCGTTGGAACCTTCAGATCTGAAACGGGTTATCCGTCAATCCGTTTTAGGAGTAATTGCATTAGTATTGGTTTTAACAATCATGCAGTTGTTTAATTTGCTAAATCTAACTAATTTAATTTTGTTGATTACAATTGTGGCAGTTGTGATTCCAGTCTTCTATTTCATTATGATGTTAACTAGCTCAAAAATTACGAAAGTTGAGCGTTCACGCGTTTTTGCTTACATTCCATTATTTATTGCTAGTATTTTGTTTTGGTCAATTGAAGAACAGGGATCTGTTGTTTTAGCTCTTTTTGCTAATGATCAAACAAGGTTATCGCTGTTTGGCGGGGCAATTCATTTTCCAGCCAGTGTTTTTCAGAGCATGAATCCGATGTTTATTATGATTTATGTACCGATTTTTGCCCGTTTATGGACAAAATTAGGTTCAAAACAGCCATCATCTTCAAAGAAATTTTCTTATGGTTTATTTTTTGCTGGGATATCTTTTTTGTGGATGATGTTGCCAGGAATATTAATGGGAACTAATGCAGCTGTATCACCTTTCTGGTTAATTATGAGTTGGGCATTAGTAATTATTGGTGAAATGTTAATCTCTCCGATTGGCTTGTCAGCTACTACTAAACTCGCTCCAAAAGCTTTCCAGTCGCAAATGATGAGCATGTGGTTTTTGAGTGATGCTGCAGCTCAGGCCTTCAATTCACAGTTAGTTAGATTTTACACCAAAGCAACGGAAGTTTATTATTATGGGATCATTGGTTTGATTACAATTGTTTTTGGGGTAATTTTATTAATAATTTCTCCCAAAATTGAAAAATTAATGCTGGGAGTTAATTAA
- the lysS gene encoding lysine--tRNA ligase, translating to MAKIENLNDQLKIRREKMNELRQEGIDPFGQRFERTALSEELHQQYGEMSKGDLEKAEPEVKIAGRMVAKRGKGKVGFADIQDRQGRMQIYVRKDIIGEEKYHIFKRSDLGDHLGLTGHVIKTDTGELTLKVTDLTFLSKALRPLPDKFHGLQNVEQIYRQRYLDLISNRESFERFLNRTKIISAVRRYLDNQQFIEVETPVLHNQAGGAAARPFTTHHNALDIQLYLRIALELHLKRLIVGGMEKVYEIGRVFRNEGIDTKHNPEFTMLESYVAYFDFTDVMKETEGIFKAASEVVSDDGLVEYQGKQVDFNKPFRKLHMVDAIKEKTGVDFWPKMTVEAARKLADEHHVHYESYWQVGHIINEFFETFCENEIVDPTFIYGHPVEVSPLAKKNAEDPRFTDRFELFILGNEYANAFTELNDPIDQRQRFEAQVKEREEGNDEAEGIDEDYVEALEYGMPPTGGLGVGIDRLVMLMTNAPSIRDVLLFPTLRPED from the coding sequence GTGGCAAAGATAGAGAATCTGAATGATCAGCTCAAAATCAGACGTGAAAAAATGAATGAACTACGCCAAGAAGGAATTGATCCATTTGGTCAGCGTTTCGAACGGACAGCACTGTCTGAAGAATTGCATCAGCAATATGGTGAAATGTCAAAAGGAGATCTTGAAAAAGCAGAACCAGAAGTCAAAATAGCCGGCCGTATGGTTGCTAAGCGAGGCAAAGGAAAAGTAGGCTTTGCTGATATTCAAGATCGCCAGGGAAGAATGCAGATCTATGTTCGGAAAGATATTATTGGCGAAGAAAAATATCATATTTTCAAGCGCTCTGATTTAGGTGATCATTTAGGCTTAACTGGACATGTTATTAAAACTGATACTGGTGAGTTAACACTGAAAGTAACTGATTTAACTTTTCTTTCAAAGGCTTTACGTCCACTGCCAGATAAGTTTCATGGCCTGCAAAATGTGGAGCAGATTTATCGTCAACGTTATTTGGATTTAATCTCAAATCGTGAAAGTTTTGAAAGATTTTTAAATCGAACCAAGATTATTTCAGCTGTTCGACGTTATTTAGACAATCAACAATTTATTGAAGTAGAAACACCAGTATTGCATAACCAAGCTGGTGGTGCAGCTGCACGTCCATTTACTACCCATCATAACGCACTTGATATTCAGTTATATTTGCGAATTGCCTTAGAATTGCATTTAAAACGATTAATTGTTGGCGGGATGGAAAAAGTTTATGAAATTGGTCGTGTTTTTCGAAACGAAGGAATTGATACTAAACATAATCCTGAATTTACGATGTTAGAATCATATGTGGCTTATTTTGATTTTACAGATGTCATGAAGGAGACAGAGGGAATTTTTAAAGCTGCTTCTGAGGTTGTTTCGGATGATGGATTAGTTGAATATCAAGGAAAACAAGTTGATTTTAATAAACCATTCAGAAAATTGCACATGGTTGATGCAATTAAGGAAAAAACGGGTGTTGATTTTTGGCCTAAAATGACAGTTGAAGCAGCTCGAAAATTGGCGGACGAACATCACGTTCACTATGAATCGTATTGGCAAGTTGGTCATATTATTAATGAATTTTTTGAAACTTTTTGCGAAAATGAAATTGTTGACCCAACTTTTATTTATGGTCATCCAGTAGAAGTTTCACCGTTGGCTAAAAAAAATGCTGAAGACCCACGCTTTACTGATCGCTTCGAGTTGTTTATTTTAGGTAATGAATATGCCAATGCTTTTACTGAGTTGAATGATCCAATTGATCAACGTCAACGGTTTGAAGCACAAGTTAAAGAGCGTGAAGAGGGTAATGATGAAGCTGAAGGTATTGATGAAGATTACGTTGAAGCTTTAGAATATGGTATGCCTCCTACAGGTGGATTGGGTGTAGGAATAGATCGCTTAGTGATGCTGATGACAAATGCTCCCTCAATTAGGGATGTTTTATTGTTTCCAACACTTCGACCGGAAGACTAA
- the dusB gene encoding tRNA dihydrouridine synthase DusB, translating into MQWKIGDILIPNQVVVAPMAGVTNVAFRMICKEFGAGLVVCEMISDRGIQYRNTKTLGMLKFDPSEHPVSVQIFGGNKETLLEAAEYIEEHTNVDIIDINMGCPVPKVTKAEAGARWLLDPDKVYEMVHAVSSACSLPVTVKMRTGWDTDHLYAVENALAAQEGGAAALAMHGRTREQRYTGHADWGVLKEVADHLTEIPFIGNGDVRTPEDAKKMLTDVGADAVMIGRAALGNPWIIKQTTEYLAGKKVVAEPTPAEKIQVAKEHLHRLVELKGDYVGSHEFRGQAAYYLKGIPRSARAKAALNEVDSEAEMRAVFDNFLEEVNDFLTKRAAHRARIS; encoded by the coding sequence ATGCAATGGAAGATCGGGGATATTTTGATTCCTAATCAAGTAGTAGTTGCTCCAATGGCAGGAGTAACTAATGTAGCATTTCGAATGATTTGCAAAGAGTTTGGAGCGGGCTTGGTTGTTTGTGAAATGATTTCAGATCGTGGTATTCAATATCGAAATACTAAAACTTTGGGTATGCTGAAATTCGATCCAAGTGAACATCCAGTGAGTGTTCAAATTTTTGGTGGAAATAAAGAAACTTTGCTTGAAGCAGCTGAATACATTGAAGAACATACTAATGTTGATATTATTGATATTAATATGGGGTGCCCAGTTCCAAAGGTAACTAAAGCTGAAGCTGGTGCACGTTGGTTACTGGATCCAGATAAAGTTTATGAGATGGTTCATGCTGTCTCATCAGCTTGTAGTTTACCAGTAACGGTTAAAATGCGGACTGGTTGGGATACAGATCATTTATATGCTGTTGAGAATGCCTTAGCAGCTCAAGAAGGTGGTGCCGCTGCCTTAGCAATGCATGGCCGAACTCGGGAACAAAGGTATACCGGTCATGCTGATTGGGGAGTTTTAAAAGAAGTTGCTGATCATTTGACGGAAATTCCATTTATTGGCAATGGTGATGTTCGGACACCAGAAGATGCTAAGAAAATGTTAACCGATGTTGGAGCAGATGCAGTTATGATTGGTCGTGCAGCTTTAGGAAATCCATGGATTATCAAACAAACAACAGAGTATTTAGCAGGGAAAAAAGTTGTCGCTGAACCAACCCCAGCTGAAAAAATTCAGGTAGCTAAAGAGCATTTGCACCGATTAGTTGAATTAAAAGGAGATTATGTCGGATCTCATGAGTTTCGGGGACAAGCAGCCTATTATTTAAAAGGGATTCCACGTTCAGCTAGAGCTAAAGCAGCTTTAAACGAAGTTGATTCGGAAGCTGAAATGAGAGCTGTTTTTGATAACTTTCTTGAAGAAGTTAATGATTTTTTGACTAAAAGAGCTGCTCATCGTGCTAGAATAAGTTAG
- the hslO gene encoding Hsp33 family molecular chaperone HslO yields MEDYLLKTLAYDGQLRIYAVKTTNLVQEAQRLHDTWSTATAAFGRTLTGTALLSAALLKGSGKLTVRVQGDGPVGAIIADGDANGQVKGYLHHPHVELALNSQHKIDVKGAVGKKGFLTITKDLGLKTPFTGQVPLVSGELGEDFTYYLAKSEQIPSAVGVSVFVEPDQSVITAGGFLVQVLPGATEKNLVEIENTLKKMPSISEIMARDQHPETLIKYLSAETKVKELEKVQLKYFCDCSKERFAKALASIASADLQKLIEDDRQAEAVCQFCGKKYHFNKTELQKLQAKNS; encoded by the coding sequence ATGGAAGACTATTTATTAAAAACATTAGCCTATGATGGTCAATTAAGAATTTATGCTGTTAAAACAACTAATTTGGTTCAAGAAGCTCAAAGATTACATGATACTTGGAGCACAGCAACAGCGGCATTTGGTAGAACATTGACTGGAACGGCTTTGTTAAGCGCTGCTTTATTAAAAGGTAGTGGTAAATTGACGGTTAGAGTGCAGGGCGATGGACCAGTAGGTGCAATTATTGCTGATGGTGATGCAAATGGGCAAGTTAAAGGCTATTTGCATCACCCACATGTAGAATTAGCATTGAATTCTCAACATAAAATTGATGTTAAAGGAGCTGTTGGGAAAAAAGGCTTTTTGACAATTACTAAAGATTTAGGACTCAAGACCCCTTTTACTGGACAAGTACCATTAGTTTCCGGAGAACTGGGTGAAGACTTCACCTATTATCTTGCTAAGTCTGAGCAAATTCCTTCAGCAGTTGGAGTCTCTGTTTTTGTTGAGCCTGACCAATCGGTAATAACTGCCGGTGGCTTTTTAGTCCAAGTTTTACCAGGAGCAACAGAGAAAAATTTAGTAGAAATAGAAAATACATTAAAAAAAATGCCCAGCATTTCTGAAATTATGGCTCGAGATCAGCATCCAGAAACTTTGATTAAATATTTAAGCGCTGAAACTAAAGTTAAAGAACTTGAAAAAGTTCAATTAAAATATTTTTGTGATTGTTCAAAAGAAAGATTTGCAAAAGCACTTGCCAGCATTGCATCAGCTGATCTGCAAAAATTAATTGAAGATGATCGCCAGGCAGAAGCGGTTTGTCAATTTTGTGGAAAAAAATATCATTTTAACAAAACAGAACTGCAAAAATTGCAGGCAAAAAATTCATAG
- the ftsH gene encoding ATP-dependent zinc metalloprotease FtsH: protein MNNKKNGLFKNSLFYIVVFLGVMGMLYYFFGGKTNSQSQQIQSSQFITELKKDNVKSYTLQPAGSTYKVTGTYRHAKKTSSSSGFGGLGASSSETKSFSTNVLTNDVAIKQIQQYANKNNVKNNTKEEESSSLWIQLLIYLLPVIFFIFFFYMMMGQAGQGGGNGRVMNFGKSKAKPVDKKSNKVRFSDVAGAEEEKQELVEVVEFLRDPHKFLALGARIPSGVLLEGPPGTGKTLLAKAVAGEAGVPFFSISGSDFVEMFVGVGASRVRDLFETAKKNAPSIIFIDEIDAVGRRRGAGMGGGHDEREQTLNQLLVEMDGFEGDEGVIVMAATNRSDVLDPALLRPGRFDRKILVGRPDVKGREAILKVHAHNKPLSKDVDLKMIAKQTPGFVGADLENLLNEAALLAARRDKKQIDASDLDEAEDRVIAGPAKRDRVINKKERETVAYHEAGHTLVGLVLNDARVVHKVTIVPRGRAGGYAIMLPKEDQMLLSKKDLKEQIAGLMGGRAAEEIIFHQQSSGASNDFQQATQLARAMVTEYGMSSKLGPVQYEGQSSMFAGDGYPGQPNYSAQTANLIDEEVKDLLNEGMTSAKKIIEDHREQHQTIAKALLEYETLDEKQILSLFKTGKMPVKEEEFPSEKAATFEESKEALKRKEEAKQKADESDTDSSDDNNQTTTYYPKD, encoded by the coding sequence ATGAACAATAAAAAGAATGGACTTTTTAAGAATAGTCTGTTTTATATTGTGGTTTTCCTTGGGGTTATGGGAATGTTGTACTACTTTTTTGGTGGCAAAACAAATTCACAATCTCAACAAATCCAATCAAGTCAATTCATTACAGAACTAAAAAAAGATAATGTTAAAAGTTACACTTTGCAGCCAGCCGGAAGTACCTATAAAGTGACAGGTACATATCGTCATGCTAAGAAGACATCGAGTTCTTCAGGTTTTGGTGGTTTAGGGGCTAGCAGCAGTGAGACTAAATCTTTCTCAACGAATGTTCTGACTAATGACGTTGCAATTAAGCAGATTCAACAATATGCTAATAAGAATAATGTCAAAAATAATACTAAGGAAGAAGAATCAAGCAGTTTATGGATTCAACTGCTGATATATTTATTACCAGTCATTTTCTTTATTTTCTTCTTCTACATGATGATGGGCCAAGCCGGTCAGGGTGGTGGCAACGGCCGAGTAATGAACTTTGGCAAGTCTAAGGCCAAGCCAGTAGATAAAAAGTCGAATAAAGTTCGCTTTTCTGACGTAGCTGGGGCTGAGGAAGAAAAACAAGAGTTGGTTGAAGTCGTTGAATTTCTACGTGATCCTCACAAGTTCTTAGCTTTAGGAGCTCGAATTCCATCTGGTGTTTTATTGGAAGGACCTCCTGGAACTGGTAAAACATTATTGGCAAAAGCGGTTGCTGGAGAAGCAGGAGTTCCATTTTTCTCCATTTCTGGTTCTGACTTTGTTGAAATGTTTGTTGGTGTAGGTGCCAGTCGAGTTCGTGATTTATTTGAGACTGCTAAGAAAAATGCACCTTCAATCATTTTTATTGACGAAATTGATGCTGTGGGTCGTCGTCGTGGAGCCGGAATGGGCGGCGGACATGATGAACGTGAACAGACCTTAAACCAGTTATTAGTTGAAATGGATGGTTTTGAAGGTGATGAAGGCGTCATTGTTATGGCTGCTACTAACCGTTCAGATGTGCTAGATCCCGCATTGCTTCGTCCAGGTCGTTTTGATCGAAAGATTTTGGTAGGTCGTCCTGATGTTAAGGGACGGGAAGCGATTCTGAAAGTGCATGCTCATAATAAGCCGCTTTCCAAAGATGTTGATTTAAAGATGATTGCTAAACAAACACCGGGGTTTGTAGGTGCGGACTTAGAAAACTTATTGAATGAAGCTGCATTGTTGGCCGCGCGTCGCGATAAAAAACAAATTGATGCTTCTGATTTAGATGAGGCTGAAGATCGTGTCATTGCTGGCCCAGCTAAACGTGATCGGGTCATCAATAAAAAAGAACGTGAAACAGTTGCTTATCATGAAGCTGGTCATACACTTGTCGGGTTAGTTTTAAATGATGCTCGGGTTGTTCATAAAGTAACGATTGTTCCACGTGGGCGTGCTGGTGGCTATGCTATTATGTTGCCTAAAGAAGATCAAATGTTACTAAGTAAAAAGGACTTAAAGGAACAAATTGCAGGATTAATGGGTGGCCGTGCTGCTGAAGAAATTATTTTCCATCAACAATCATCTGGGGCATCAAATGACTTCCAGCAAGCAACACAATTAGCACGGGCGATGGTTACTGAATATGGAATGAGTAGTAAACTCGGACCGGTTCAGTATGAAGGTCAAAGCAGTATGTTTGCTGGAGATGGCTATCCAGGACAACCTAACTATTCAGCTCAAACGGCAAACTTAATCGATGAGGAAGTTAAAGATTTGCTGAATGAAGGTATGACCTCAGCTAAGAAGATTATTGAAGATCACCGCGAACAGCATCAGACAATTGCTAAAGCTTTGTTGGAATATGAGACTTTGGATGAAAAACAGATTTTGAGTTTATTCAAGACCGGGAAGATGCCTGTTAAAGAAGAGGAGTTTCCGAGTGAAAAAGCAGCTACTTTTGAAGAATCAAAAGAAGCTTTGAAACGCAAAGAAGAGGCTAAACAAAAAGCGGATGAGTCGGATACTGATTCAAGTGACGATAATAATCAAACAACGACTTACTATCCAAAAGATTAA